In Trifolium pratense cultivar HEN17-A07 linkage group LG7, ARS_RC_1.1, whole genome shotgun sequence, a genomic segment contains:
- the LOC123899451 gene encoding probable glutathione S-transferase parC — protein MAEELILLDEWLSMFGMRARIALAEKGIKYEYKEEDLENKSQMLLEMNPIHKKIPVLIHKGKPICESIIIVEYIDEVWNDRVPFLPLDPYQRAQAKFWADFVNKKVGDVGGRIWAGKRDEIEVAKKELIEALKELENVLGDKPYFGGDTFGFVDIALIPFYSWFYTYEQLGNFKVEAECDKLIAWAKRCKERESVSKSVADEKEAYEYVVNYRKRFQLD, from the exons ATGGCAGAAGAATTGATATTGTTGGATGAATGGCTTAGTATGTTTGGTATGAGAGCAAGGATAGCATTGGCTGAAAAAGGTATAAAGTATGAGTACAAGGAAGAAGATCTTGAGAACAAGAGCCAAATGCTTTTGGAAATGAACCCAATTCACAAGAAGATTCCAGTTCTTATCCATAAGGGAAAACCTATTTGTGAGTCCATCATTATTGTTGAGTATATTGATGAGGTTTGGAATGATAGAGTTCCATTTCTGCCCTTAGATCCTTATCAGAGAGCTCAAGCTAAGTTTTGGGCTGATTTTGTCAACAAGAAG GTTGGTGATGTTGGGGGAAGAATATGGGCTGGAAAGAGAGATGAGATTGAAGTGGCAAAGAAGGAGTTGATTGAAGCCTTAAAGGAATTGGAGAATGTCCTTGGAGACAAGCCTTATTTTGGTGGTGACACATTTGGGTTTGTTGACATTGCTTTGATCCCTTTCTATAGCTGGTTTTATACTTATGAACAATTAGGAAACTTCAAAGTAGAGGCAGAGTGTGATAAGTTGATTGCTTGGGCAAAGAGATGCAAGGAGAGGGAAAGTGTTTCCAAATCTGTTGCTGATGAGAAAGAGGCATATGAGTATGTTGTTAACTATAGGAAGAGGTTTCAGTTGGATTGA
- the LOC123895944 gene encoding protein DYAD-like, protein MGIEFAIKTLCRSIKADEFAQKRRNSLVSKHGSCWSQLKFTGMMQWGQRRHVRFLGRHEDKKLQFLRENRKEKGVIFEGGASRKRKNNVEDEMKGVKVAPFGVSEPRMTRGCNQQGVSSSSVAKKSKNEVHDTKKRQLVLYGKKKGKILIDRWCAKRYKSAEESVLKVMKEKEAMYGNPIMRSDLRKEARKYIGDTGLLDHLLKHMAGKVAPGGVERFRRRHNAEGSMEYWLESADLVDIRKELGVQDTYWTPPPGWKPGDGISPDHVNSNELRMIRNEIIKLKREMQELASKKEEEALAIVATPTSCLSSLNCEDYGSQVSKQDIYVDLVHRKAKIEEQLKEISLAMSVIEEQDQLGMLKPAVVQEPIMSESSTPPALLLGPATLAQNIGEETSEDVKGTNDKETKSADKQMVLSSKSELRAAKIERLKSGFKICKPKGTFMWPNMSVSPNLLTNLDEHTMVPTPTSAFKLVTKSHTQNLSLLNPSSPIIKPLAARRTVSTATLTYVTGPFSPHLSPPLETPRSKITTTITKSSSSINLNESPLGRE, encoded by the exons ATGGGAATCGAATTTGCCATCAAAACTCTTTGCAGAAGCATCAAAGCAGACGAATTTgcacaaaaaagaagaaactcATTGGTTTCCAAGCATGGTTCATGTTGGTCTCAGCTCAAGTTCACTGGTATGATGCAATGGGGCCAACGCCGCCATGTTCGGTTCCTTGGTCGTCATGAGGACAAAAAGCTTCAATTTTTACGTGAAAATCGTAAGGAAAAAGGTGTCATTTTTGAAGGAGGGGCTAGTAGGAAGAGGAAAAACAACGTTGAAGATGAAATGAAGGGTGTAAAGGTGGCTCCTTTTGGGGTATCGGAGCCGAGGATGACTCGTGGATGTAATCAACAAGGTGTGAGTAGTAGCAGTGTTGCTAAAAAGTCTAAGAATGAAGTACATGACACCAAGAAGCGGCAACTTGTGCTTTATGGGAAAAAGAAGGGGAAGATATTAATTGATAGATGGTGTGCTAAGAG GTATAAATCGGCAGAGGAGAGTGTGTTGAAGGTTATGAAGGAAAAGGAAGCTATGTATGGAAACCCAATAATGAGGTCAGACTTGAGAAAAGAAGCACGGAAGTATATTGGTGACACAGGTTTACTTGATCATTTGCTGAAGCACATGGCTGGAAAAGTGGCACCAGGAGGGGTTGAAAGATTCCGTCGGCGACATAATGCAGAAGGTTCAATGGAATATTGGTTAGAGAGTGCTGATCTTGTTGACATTAGAAAGGAATTGGGTGTCCAAGACACTTACTGGACTCCTCCCCCTGGATGGAAGCCTGGAGATGGCATTTCACCAGATCATGTTAATAGTAATGAACTCAGAATGATAAGGAATGAGATAATTAAGTTGAAAAG AGAGATGCAGGAACTTGCAtcaaaaaaagaagaggaagCATTGGCCATTGTGGCTACTCCAACTTCTTGTTTGTCAAGTTTGAATTGTGAGGACTATGGTTCCCAGGTTTCTAAGCAG GATATTTATGTGGACTTGGTTCATAGAAAGGCTAAAATTGAAGAACAACTAAAGGAAATTTCTCTGGCTATGAGTGTCATAGAG GAGCAGGATCAACTGGGAATGCTGAAACCAGCAGTAGTACAAGAACCAATAATGTCAGAATCATCAACACCACCAGCATTATTGCTTGGAccagcaacattggcacaaaaCATTGGAGAAGAGACAAGTGAGGATGTGAAAGGTACTAAtgacaaagaaacaaaatcagCAGACAAACAAATGGTACTAAGCAGCAAATCAGAGCTCAGGGcagcaaaaatagaaagattgAAAAGTGGTTTCAAAATTTGCAAACCAAAAGGGACCTTTATGTGGCCAAATATGAGTGTATCTCCAAATCTATTGACCAACCTTGATGAACACACTATGGTCCCAACACCAACCTCAGCTTTCAAGCTTGTCACAAAATCTCATACTCAGAACTTGTCCTTACTTAATCCTTCTTCTCCTATTATTAAGCCACTCGCTGCGAGGCGCACTGTGAGCACTGCTACTTTGACATATGTCACTGGACCCTTTTCCCCTCATCTTTCTCCTCCACTAGAAACTCCAAGGTCCAAAATCACTACCACCATCACCAAGAGCAGTTCATCCATTAACCTTAATGAGAGTCCTCTGGGCCGAGAGTAA